CCCGGCGTCCAGGACCACGTCCGGGCTGGGTGCGTGGCAGCGCGGCACCCGGTCCGGCCGCGCCGTCCCGCCCGTCGCAGAGGGGAGCCCCCAGGAATGACCGAACCCACGAACAACCGGCTGGGCTGGATGCTCGACAACGCGTTGCAGATGCCGGAGACACTGCACGCCATCCTGCTCTCCGCGGACGGGCTGCTGATGGCCCACTCGCAGACGATCACCAGGGACGACGCGGACCGGCACGCCGCGGCCATGTCCGGACTGCAGGCGCTGGCCCGCAGCACCGCGGAGTTCTGCGGCGGTTCCATCAGCG
The window above is part of the Allokutzneria albata genome. Proteins encoded here:
- a CDS encoding roadblock/LC7 domain-containing protein, which codes for MTEPTNNRLGWMLDNALQMPETLHAILLSADGLLMAHSQTITRDDADRHAAAMSGLQALARSTAEFCGGSISGWQQTVNEFAGGYVFLVAAGPGAYLAVSATERVDMEAVSFRLQELVQRLGKELTSPPRQGIGSRA